The following coding sequences lie in one Anguilla rostrata isolate EN2019 chromosome 8, ASM1855537v3, whole genome shotgun sequence genomic window:
- the gjb9b gene encoding gap junction protein beta 9b has product MNWSALEVLISGVNKYSTVFGRVWLSMVFVFRVLVFVVAAQRVWGDENKDFVCNTAQPGCTNVCYDSVFPISHIRLWALQLIFVTCPSLMVVAHVKYREEKDKKYATLHKGSHLYANPGKKRGGLWWTYLASLVFKAGFDAAFLYILYYIYEGYDMPRLSKCALEPCPNIVDCYISRPTEKKIFTIFMVVSSAACIFMCICEMIYLVGKRFMKLIRARKESERALFAERHNLTVMAPLNSEYAKQDPTAAPSNQNNSNIKAEEASTSKIM; this is encoded by the coding sequence ATGAACTGGTCAGCATTGGAAGTTCTCATTAGTGGAGTCAACAAGTACTCCACTGTGTTTGGCCGCGTATGGCTCTCCATGGTGTTCGTGTTCCGCGTGCTGGTGTTCGTGGTGGCGGCGCAGCGGGTGTGGGGTGACGAGAACAAGGACTTTGTTTGCAACACGGCGCAGCCGGGCTGCACCAACGTCTGCTACGACAGCGTCTTCCCCATCTCCCACATCCGTCTGTGGGCCCTGCAGCTCATCTTCGtcacctgcccctccctcatGGTGGTGGCGCACGTCAAatacagagaggagaaagacaAGAAGTACGCTACCCTTCACAAAGGCTCCCACCTGTACGCCAACCCGGGGAAGAAGCGCGGTGGCCTGTGGTGGACCTACCTGGCCAGCTTGGTCTTCAAAGCGGGCTTTGATGCCGCCTTCCTCTACATCCTCTACTACATCTATGAGGGTTATGACATGCCCCGCCTCTCTAAGTGTGCCCTGGAGCCCTGCCCCAACATAGTGGACTGCTACATCTCCCGCCCCACAGAGAAGAAGATATTCACCATCTTCATGGTGGTATCATCGGCCGCCTGCATCTTCATGTGCATCTGTGAGATGATATACCTGGTGGGCAAGCGCTTCATGAAGCTCATTAGGGCCCGGAAGGAAAGCGAACGGGCGCTTTTTGCCGAGCGGCACAATCTCACAGTCATGGCTCCACTCAACTCAGAGTATGCCAAGCAGGATCCCACAGCCGCTCCCTCCAAccagaacaacagcaacattAAGGCCGAGGAGGCATCCACCAGCAAGATAATGTAA